One window of the Leptospira broomii serovar Hurstbridge str. 5399 genome contains the following:
- a CDS encoding glycogen/starch/alpha-glucan phosphorylase encodes MRGRHNKLWKLFESNSKINEKLLRRSIARRLEYDLGKYKRTIRNQDLYQALALSIRDILISRWNEFQDSVRSVRGKRVYYISMEFLIGTLLESNLINLGLKDLTTKVLRDFGYNMGKIAAEEHDAALGNGGLGRLAACFLESMATLNIPCQGNGIRYEYGIFHQKIEDGYQKEAPDNWLSQENPWEISRFDLSYPVHFYGSVAQKSLPDGRTKSIWAPGETIIAQAYDILIPGYNTKSVANLRLWKSKSSAEFNLDYFNHGDYMKAVEDKEKGENISKILYPNDNIIQGKELRLKQEYLLTSATIQDALHTFIEEEEGDPVWEHLPERAFFQMNDTHPSLGVPELMRLLVDKHGLEWEKAWSITKECFAYTNHTVMPEALETWNVDLLGWLLPRHLEIIYSINYYFIEHLKKRGEKQEVITNLSLVTESIPKSIRMSHLAIVGSTSVNGVSELHTSIIKEKLFPDFDRIYPGKFRNVTNGITYRRWLLVSNPGLTKLISDSIGKEWQANLNILHKLEFFSSDAGFREKWRLCRRANKIQLASIISRSCDLKVDPDSIFDAQVKRIHEYKRQLLNVLRIIRDYRRILDDPNWDYTPRTIIFSGKAAPGYYRAKNIIKLIHSVGKVINEDPKVRDKLKVVFLPDYRVSLADRIFPACDVSEQISTAGTEASGTGNMKFALSGAITIGTLDGANIEILEYVKSENFYVFGKTISELGKMKAEGYSSALLYKNDVLIHELVDSLRDDFLAGNPADLFEDLVSSITDEGDRYFVLADFHSYLEQQDLISKDFKDVENWTRKSIVNTCKSIRFSSDNTVQKYADQIWKVRRVVC; translated from the coding sequence ATGCGCGGTCGTCACAATAAACTTTGGAAATTATTCGAATCCAATTCGAAAATAAATGAGAAATTATTAAGGAGATCCATCGCTCGAAGGCTCGAGTATGATTTGGGTAAATATAAGCGAACAATCAGAAATCAGGATTTATACCAAGCATTGGCTTTGAGTATACGCGATATTCTTATCAGCCGGTGGAATGAATTCCAGGATTCCGTTCGTAGCGTCAGAGGCAAAAGAGTATATTATATATCTATGGAATTCCTTATCGGGACGCTTCTTGAAAGTAATCTTATTAACCTGGGCTTGAAGGATCTGACTACGAAAGTATTGCGAGATTTCGGATACAATATGGGAAAGATCGCGGCAGAAGAACATGATGCTGCGTTAGGAAACGGAGGTTTAGGCCGTTTAGCGGCCTGTTTTTTAGAGAGCATGGCTACGCTTAATATTCCTTGCCAAGGGAATGGAATTCGCTACGAGTACGGAATATTTCATCAGAAGATAGAAGATGGTTATCAAAAAGAAGCTCCGGACAATTGGTTAAGTCAGGAAAATCCCTGGGAAATTTCCCGTTTCGATTTATCGTACCCGGTGCATTTTTACGGCTCTGTCGCTCAGAAAAGTCTGCCCGATGGCAGGACAAAATCGATCTGGGCTCCGGGAGAGACGATTATTGCGCAGGCTTACGATATACTTATCCCCGGTTATAATACTAAGTCCGTCGCAAATCTTAGGTTATGGAAGTCTAAATCGAGCGCCGAGTTCAATCTTGATTACTTTAACCATGGAGATTATATGAAAGCGGTCGAAGATAAGGAAAAAGGAGAGAACATTTCTAAGATTCTGTATCCGAACGATAATATCATTCAGGGAAAAGAACTTAGACTAAAGCAGGAATATTTACTTACCAGCGCGACTATTCAGGATGCATTGCATACGTTTATAGAAGAGGAGGAAGGCGATCCGGTTTGGGAACATTTACCGGAGAGAGCCTTTTTTCAGATGAACGATACCCACCCCTCCTTAGGAGTTCCTGAGCTTATGAGGTTGTTAGTGGATAAGCACGGACTTGAATGGGAAAAAGCCTGGTCGATTACAAAAGAATGTTTCGCTTATACGAATCATACGGTAATGCCTGAGGCCCTCGAGACTTGGAATGTGGATCTTTTAGGGTGGTTATTACCGAGGCATCTTGAGATTATCTATTCGATAAATTACTATTTTATAGAACATTTGAAGAAAAGAGGCGAAAAGCAAGAGGTCATTACAAACCTTTCTCTGGTTACGGAGTCCATCCCTAAAAGTATTCGTATGTCTCATCTGGCAATCGTCGGATCCACATCGGTTAACGGAGTATCCGAGCTGCATACTTCTATTATCAAAGAGAAATTATTTCCCGACTTTGACCGTATCTATCCGGGCAAATTCCGAAATGTAACGAATGGAATTACTTATCGTAGATGGCTTCTCGTATCGAATCCGGGTCTAACAAAGCTAATCAGCGATTCGATCGGAAAAGAATGGCAGGCAAACTTAAACATATTACATAAATTGGAATTTTTTAGTTCAGATGCGGGTTTTCGGGAGAAATGGAGGCTTTGTAGAAGAGCGAATAAAATTCAGCTCGCCTCGATTATTTCCCGATCTTGCGATTTGAAAGTCGATCCGGACTCTATTTTCGATGCTCAAGTTAAACGGATTCACGAATATAAGAGACAACTGTTGAATGTTCTGCGGATTATACGGGATTATAGGCGAATTCTGGACGATCCTAACTGGGATTACACTCCTAGGACGATTATTTTTTCCGGCAAGGCCGCTCCGGGCTATTACAGAGCAAAGAATATCATCAAACTTATTCATTCCGTCGGGAAGGTGATAAACGAGGATCCGAAAGTGCGAGATAAGTTGAAAGTGGTTTTTTTACCGGATTATCGAGTAAGCTTAGCGGATCGAATTTTCCCGGCATGCGACGTTTCCGAACAAATTTCTACGGCCGGTACGGAAGCCTCTGGAACCGGAAACATGAAGTTCGCATTAAGTGGAGCGATTACGATCGGAACCTTAGACGGGGCAAATATTGAAATATTAGAATATGTTAAATCTGAAAATTTTTACGTGTTTGGAAAAACAATTTCTGAATTGGGGAAAATGAAAGCAGAAGGTTATTCTTCCGCTCTATTATACAAGAACGATGTTTTGATTCATGAATTGGTAGATTCGCTTCGGGACGACTTTCTTGCAGGGAATCCGGCAGACTTATTCGAGGATTTGGTCTCTTCGATTACGGATGAAGGAGATCGATATTTCGTTCTGGCGGATTTTCATTCGTATTTGGAGCAGCAAGATTTAATTTCGAAGGATTTTAAGGATGTAGAAAACTGGACGAGGAAATCGATTGTAAATACTTGTAAGAGCATAAGATTTTCGTCCGACAATACCGTTCAGAAATATGCCGATCAGATTTGGAAAGTTCGTCGAGTGGTTTGTTAG
- a CDS encoding glycosyltransferase family 4 protein, producing MFKVLMIGWEYPPKITGGLGTACYNIAKALSDSGNEIYFILPQISGEEPKLSNVKILDVESSVVKFEEEEKRILFKFQKESIYKTLSLQAFHPYESSREISLQDAEPITTEKTTILSETIRRSPGDESMKIQSGYTKNIINDIQLYARFNSILASKLDFDIIHCHDWMTFPAGVETARSTGKPLICHVHATEFDRSGDRVNQQVYDLERNAFKEAAAIITVSNYTKRILIERYSVPEYRIYPIHNGVEFELDRNLLRKDKAADNRERLVLFLGRITFQKGPDYFVRAAKKVLEVIDNVRFVMAGTGDMYARMIEMAADLGVGKYFHYTGFLSKEETRQLYSMADLYIMPSVSEPFGLSTLEAMSGGVPVILSKQSGVGEVVNHCIKVDFWDVDDMANKIVSVLSDRNLHATLRDGGLEEATKNSWSKTGTRIEEVYAKVLNRT from the coding sequence ATGTTTAAAGTCTTAATGATAGGCTGGGAGTATCCGCCCAAAATTACCGGAGGATTAGGAACGGCCTGTTATAATATTGCCAAAGCTCTCTCGGATTCAGGCAACGAGATTTACTTTATCCTTCCTCAAATCTCCGGAGAGGAACCAAAATTATCAAATGTTAAAATACTGGATGTGGAAAGTAGTGTAGTTAAATTCGAAGAAGAGGAGAAGAGAATTCTTTTTAAATTTCAAAAAGAATCGATTTACAAAACCTTAAGTCTTCAGGCATTCCATCCTTATGAATCTTCTCGAGAGATTAGCCTACAAGACGCCGAGCCTATAACTACTGAAAAGACGACTATACTTTCGGAAACGATTCGACGTTCTCCCGGTGACGAGTCCATGAAAATTCAATCCGGTTATACTAAAAATATCATAAATGATATCCAATTGTATGCGAGATTTAATTCCATCCTGGCATCTAAATTAGATTTCGACATAATTCATTGTCACGATTGGATGACCTTCCCTGCAGGTGTGGAGACGGCGAGATCTACCGGCAAACCGCTAATCTGTCATGTACACGCGACCGAATTTGATAGGAGTGGAGATCGAGTGAACCAGCAAGTATATGATTTGGAACGTAATGCTTTTAAGGAAGCTGCCGCAATCATTACGGTTAGCAATTATACTAAAAGAATTCTAATTGAAAGATATTCCGTACCGGAATATAGGATTTACCCTATTCATAACGGAGTCGAATTCGAGTTGGATAGAAATCTGCTTCGGAAGGATAAAGCCGCCGATAATCGGGAACGATTAGTTCTTTTCCTGGGAAGAATCACGTTTCAGAAAGGTCCGGATTACTTCGTAAGAGCAGCTAAGAAAGTCCTGGAAGTTATCGATAATGTGCGATTCGTTATGGCAGGAACCGGAGATATGTATGCCCGAATGATCGAGATGGCTGCCGATCTGGGGGTTGGAAAATACTTTCACTACACCGGGTTTTTATCCAAGGAAGAAACCCGGCAATTATATTCCATGGCTGATTTGTATATTATGCCGTCGGTTTCGGAACCTTTTGGACTCTCCACATTAGAAGCGATGAGCGGAGGAGTACCTGTCATATTATCGAAGCAGTCCGGGGTCGGAGAAGTGGTGAATCACTGCATTAAGGTCGATTTTTGGGATGTCGACGATATGGCGAATAAAATCGTAAGTGTTCTATCCGATCGTAATTTACATGCAACTCTTCGCGACGGAGGTCTCGAGGAAGCGACTAAGAATTCCTGGTCCAAGACCGGAACACGAATCGAAGAAGTTTATGCGAAGGTACTAAATCGCACGTAG
- a CDS encoding Hsp20/alpha crystallin family protein: MANAEVNQVKPKEGNAEHSRFLEPFQQFSREIDRSLEDLFMDFGNFKLWARPTFMKSGLPKVNLKENKESYILEAELPGYNSKEVEIGIKGHVLTLKGEKKESHDEKKEEYHLHESVHGSFYRSFKLPESVLADKINASMKDGILTLTLPKSEEEKGQTKKIEIK, from the coding sequence ATGGCAAATGCCGAAGTCAATCAAGTTAAACCGAAGGAAGGAAATGCGGAACACTCTAGATTTCTAGAGCCTTTCCAACAATTCAGTCGTGAGATCGATCGGTCTTTAGAGGATCTCTTTATGGATTTTGGAAATTTTAAACTTTGGGCTAGGCCTACGTTTATGAAAAGCGGCCTTCCAAAAGTAAATCTGAAAGAGAATAAGGAGTCTTATATCTTAGAGGCGGAACTCCCCGGATATAATTCCAAAGAAGTCGAAATCGGAATCAAAGGACATGTCCTAACTTTAAAAGGCGAAAAGAAAGAATCGCACGATGAAAAGAAGGAAGAATACCATCTTCACGAAAGTGTGCATGGAAGTTTCTATCGCTCTTTTAAATTACCCGAATCTGTTCTTGCCGATAAAATAAACGCTTCGATGAAAGACGGAATTCTTACCTTGACTCTTCCCAAGTCGGAAGAAGAAAAAGGTCAGACAAAGAAGATAGAAATAAAATAA
- the glgX gene encoding glycogen debranching protein GlgX, which produces MVSLKVFPGKPEPLGATFTDGGVNFAVYSEFCESIDLCLFDSIDAQSESQRIRLTSKTGSIWHCYLPKIKPGQLYGYRVHGPYLPEKGHRFNENKILSDPYSKWIARLPTWHSSLFSYYRSDLQFREVSREELLRMDLRDSAPVAALSEVIHSEFDWEQDMHPNISWKDTIIYEAHVKGLTALHPDISPELRGTFTGLASESIVRHLVKLGVTAVELLPVHQCFDSLRLYNNKLTDYWGYNSLTYFSPDRRFSRFSSGIECINEFKNMVKCLHKAGIEVILDSVYNHTCENSYFGPNLSFRGIDNFSYYKLDKLDLTKYDDSTGTGNSLNMENPYVTAMVLDSMKFWVTEMHIDGFRFDLARSLVRNEKFPTNLENPFLKAINSDPIFSGVKLIAEPWDLGKDGYQIGSFPKPWSEWNAQFRDCSRKFWRGDRRMLGEVATRIAGSSDLFQQEGRSPYSSINYVACHDGFTLEDLVSYEKKHNEENLEQNKDGWNYSYSSNFGAEGPTISGQILSRRDRRKRNLLTTLFISQGVPMISAGDEMGKTQKGNNNAYCQDNETSHINWDLDPRYKILLEYTINLIRFRKRHPFLRRDRFFDGKIRSDRFLKDILWISETGEELVKSEWESETRKSFGFLLPAQFDSSEPLNKDDSNRNPSLLFLLNASEEPIDFLLPNYLKDGIWTRVFDTWEAEFDREALSFNIGQKYSLREESMAGFYSATPQTSQSKKGNRPSHE; this is translated from the coding sequence ATGGTGAGCTTGAAAGTATTTCCAGGAAAACCGGAGCCGTTAGGAGCAACCTTCACGGATGGAGGCGTAAACTTTGCGGTCTATTCCGAATTTTGCGAGTCGATTGATTTATGTTTATTTGATTCCATCGATGCACAAAGCGAGTCTCAAAGAATACGATTAACCTCTAAAACCGGATCTATTTGGCATTGCTATTTACCTAAAATCAAACCCGGGCAGCTCTACGGCTATCGAGTGCACGGACCTTACCTACCTGAAAAGGGACATCGGTTCAATGAGAATAAGATTCTATCTGACCCCTATTCGAAATGGATTGCTAGACTTCCTACCTGGCACTCCTCCCTATTCTCATATTATAGAAGCGATTTACAGTTTAGAGAGGTCTCCCGAGAGGAGCTCCTGCGAATGGATTTGAGAGATAGCGCCCCTGTCGCGGCACTCTCGGAAGTAATTCATTCTGAGTTCGATTGGGAACAGGATATGCACCCGAATATTTCATGGAAAGATACGATCATTTATGAGGCCCATGTTAAGGGATTGACCGCTCTGCATCCGGACATTTCTCCCGAGTTAAGAGGGACATTTACAGGTCTCGCTTCCGAATCGATCGTAAGACATTTAGTCAAGTTAGGCGTTACGGCCGTCGAGTTGTTGCCGGTACATCAATGCTTCGATTCATTACGACTTTATAATAATAAGCTGACCGATTACTGGGGTTATAATAGCTTAACCTACTTTTCTCCGGACAGAAGATTTTCCCGCTTCTCTTCGGGTATCGAATGTATAAACGAATTCAAAAATATGGTCAAATGCTTACATAAAGCAGGAATCGAAGTAATCCTGGATTCGGTCTATAATCATACTTGCGAGAATTCTTATTTCGGACCGAACCTGTCATTTAGGGGAATCGATAATTTCTCCTATTATAAATTAGACAAGTTGGATTTAACGAAATACGACGACAGCACCGGGACGGGAAATAGCCTTAATATGGAAAATCCGTATGTGACCGCAATGGTCCTAGACAGTATGAAATTTTGGGTAACCGAAATGCATATCGACGGGTTCAGGTTCGATCTAGCCCGGTCTTTAGTAAGAAACGAAAAATTTCCCACTAATCTGGAGAACCCGTTCCTCAAAGCCATTAATTCCGATCCGATATTTTCCGGCGTTAAACTTATCGCAGAACCCTGGGACTTAGGCAAAGACGGTTACCAGATCGGAAGTTTTCCCAAACCTTGGAGCGAATGGAACGCGCAGTTTCGGGATTGCTCCCGGAAGTTTTGGAGAGGAGATCGCAGAATGTTAGGCGAAGTCGCGACTCGAATCGCAGGTTCCAGCGATTTGTTCCAGCAGGAAGGGAGAAGTCCTTACTCTAGCATCAATTATGTGGCATGCCATGACGGCTTTACTTTGGAAGATCTAGTCTCCTATGAAAAAAAGCACAATGAGGAAAATCTGGAGCAGAATAAGGACGGCTGGAATTATAGCTACAGCTCTAATTTCGGAGCGGAAGGTCCGACAATTTCCGGTCAAATTCTTTCAAGGAGAGACAGACGAAAAAGAAATCTTTTAACGACATTATTTATTTCTCAGGGTGTTCCGATGATTAGTGCCGGAGACGAAATGGGTAAGACTCAGAAAGGAAACAACAACGCTTATTGTCAAGATAACGAAACGAGTCATATAAACTGGGATCTAGATCCGAGATATAAAATTCTTTTGGAATATACAATTAATTTAATTCGCTTCAGAAAGAGGCACCCTTTTCTGCGGCGAGATCGATTCTTCGACGGGAAAATACGATCGGATCGGTTTTTAAAAGATATTCTTTGGATCTCGGAGACCGGCGAGGAGTTAGTGAAATCGGAATGGGAATCCGAAACGAGAAAGAGTTTCGGATTCCTATTGCCTGCTCAATTTGATAGCAGTGAGCCGCTAAACAAAGATGATTCGAACCGAAATCCTTCGCTTCTTTTTCTCTTAAACGCTTCGGAAGAACCGATCGATTTTCTGTTACCGAATTACTTAAAAGACGGAATCTGGACACGAGTATTCGACACATGGGAGGCGGAGTTCGATCGGGAAGCATTGTCGTTTAACATTGGACAAAAATACAGCCTAAGGGAAGAAAGCATGGCGGGATTTTATTCTGCGACCCCCCAAACGAGCCAGAGTAAGAAAGGCAATAGGCCCTCGCATGAATGA
- a CDS encoding glycoside hydrolase family 57 protein, whose product MTSICFYFEVHQPYRLKKYLSSDIGTGIGYFDDAKNREIIRKVGERYYIPTVDRLLRLRNKYGNEFKVSFSLTGTVIEQLKEWCPEVLDKIKKLVSLGGVELLSETYYHSLASLYSAREFYRQIEDHDRLMRIEFGVSPRIFRNTELIYTNRVSNLVNKAGYRGILTEGVDRLLYGRSPNFVYSAKHIPTMRILAKNFQLSEDIAFRFSDKEWGYLLSQPDEFSSWIRSLSNNGEIVNLFMDFENFGDHRWIDTGVFELLETIPEEIFRQAFHRTGFRFSTPSEAINLYDSRGTIDTGDIALSENDEQDISVWAGNSMQQEALETLYGLEKDVYRKGAEECLDLFGRLQTSDNFYYMSNQFFDQDQVGQNAASSSSTPNEAFESYMNVLQDFKLRILR is encoded by the coding sequence ATGACTTCGATATGTTTTTATTTTGAAGTTCACCAGCCATATCGCTTGAAAAAATATCTTTCGAGCGATATAGGGACCGGCATCGGTTATTTTGATGACGCCAAAAATCGGGAAATCATTCGCAAAGTCGGGGAAAGATATTATATTCCTACGGTCGATAGGTTATTACGACTCCGTAATAAGTATGGAAATGAATTTAAAGTAAGCTTTTCGTTAACTGGAACAGTTATAGAGCAATTGAAGGAATGGTGCCCTGAAGTCTTAGATAAAATCAAGAAGTTGGTATCTTTAGGAGGAGTGGAGCTTCTATCGGAGACATACTATCATTCTTTGGCCTCACTCTATTCGGCGCGGGAATTTTATCGGCAAATCGAAGATCACGATCGACTGATGCGGATAGAATTCGGCGTTTCTCCGAGAATATTCAGGAATACCGAACTAATTTATACTAATCGCGTTTCTAACCTTGTTAATAAAGCCGGTTATCGGGGAATATTAACGGAAGGAGTGGACAGATTGCTCTATGGTAGAAGTCCGAATTTCGTATATTCCGCAAAACATATCCCTACTATGCGGATTCTGGCGAAGAATTTCCAATTGAGCGAAGATATCGCATTTAGATTTTCCGATAAAGAGTGGGGATATTTGCTTTCACAGCCGGATGAATTTTCGAGCTGGATTCGTTCGCTTTCGAATAATGGCGAAATCGTTAATCTATTCATGGACTTCGAGAATTTCGGGGACCATCGGTGGATCGATACCGGTGTTTTTGAATTGTTAGAAACCATTCCTGAAGAGATTTTTCGCCAAGCTTTTCATCGTACCGGTTTCCGTTTTTCCACGCCTTCGGAGGCAATTAATCTCTACGACTCTCGAGGCACAATAGATACGGGTGATATCGCTTTATCTGAAAACGACGAGCAAGATATTTCGGTTTGGGCCGGAAATTCCATGCAGCAGGAAGCTCTAGAAACTCTATACGGGCTGGAAAAAGATGTCTACCGGAAGGGTGCCGAGGAATGCTTGGATTTATTCGGTAGATTGCAAACGTCGGATAATTTTTACTACATGAGCAATCAATTTTTCGATCAAGATCAAGTCGGGCAGAACGCAGCCTCTTCGTCCTCCACTCCAAATGAGGCATTCGAATCTTATATGAACGTACTTCAAGACTTTAAACTAAGAATACTTCGATAA
- a CDS encoding cation-translocating P-type ATPase: protein MSIADIGKLAGLNSNDARKLLSEIGPNELPKSESSSLLRTILSVLEEPMIFLLLTCGGLYILLGKPEEAIALCIAVIAVICITIFQKNKTETALNALRDFSIPTAIVIRDSIKSSISAKEIVPGDLVFIREGERIPADGFLVQDINLQIDESLISGEAVPVIKRSLINKAAIDSDVLVGNSTRSVYASCLVVAGEGIFTVTTTGPSTLVGKIGQALGKIKTLDTPLQKQAKKLTLRITIFAAVFFCLIVAGLGVRTGNWLEAFLAGLTFSMAILPEEIPIILTIYLSLGAWRISKVKVLTRTLGAIETLGAATVICVDKTGTLTENKMEVRKLFVPNSWGGAYLDCNSNMTMVPEDFHSILEFSLLASKQDPFDPMEKGIRNLGISTLTGTEHLHTNWDLEKEYPLSDKLAALSYAWKRANDRDLVIGTKGAPEAIFDLCHLDVKAVADYSEIVERLSREGLRILGVAKANISPEKLPPQQHDFIFEFLGLVCLEDPIRREVPEAISKCIGAGIKVVMITGDHLGTAKSIAKKAGIPFVDSALTGADLNALNDEALSKRIEDVGVFSRITPDQKLRIVQAFQSNGEIVAMTGDGVNDATALKAAHIGISMGKRGTAVAREASDIVLLDDSFSSLVDAISLGRRIYDNIRKGIIYVLSVHVPIVGMSLLPAIFDIPLFLFPAHVLFLELIIDPACSLIFEGEEGEKNRMNRPPRPSKDSIIDLKTATASIIRGLVSLSAVLFVYFYARYKGLNQEESRTLGFICIVSGNVFLILTNLSWTEPFYRRAKSISPVFYYLLLFTLIFMISTIKVEFLTRLFGFAQVKFQDALLVTITGILSVLWWEILKGKPDSLKIAKSTILPSKNVF, encoded by the coding sequence ATGTCAATCGCCGACATCGGTAAGTTAGCAGGTCTAAACTCTAACGACGCAAGGAAATTGCTTTCGGAGATCGGTCCCAACGAATTGCCGAAATCGGAATCGTCCTCTCTTTTGCGGACAATCCTGTCCGTGTTGGAAGAACCTATGATTTTTCTACTGCTGACATGCGGAGGTTTGTACATTCTGCTCGGAAAACCCGAAGAAGCGATAGCGCTTTGCATAGCGGTCATTGCGGTAATCTGCATAACAATCTTTCAAAAAAATAAAACCGAGACAGCCTTAAACGCATTGCGGGATTTTTCGATTCCAACCGCTATAGTGATACGGGATTCGATCAAGTCGTCGATTTCCGCAAAGGAAATAGTCCCGGGGGATTTGGTATTCATCCGAGAAGGGGAACGAATACCTGCTGACGGCTTTTTAGTTCAAGATATAAATTTACAGATAGACGAATCCCTAATTTCCGGCGAAGCCGTTCCGGTTATTAAGCGAAGCTTGATTAATAAAGCGGCGATTGATTCGGATGTTCTTGTCGGGAATTCCACTCGATCAGTTTACGCTAGCTGTTTAGTTGTAGCAGGCGAAGGTATTTTTACTGTCACGACCACCGGCCCCTCTACTCTTGTCGGAAAAATCGGTCAGGCTCTCGGAAAAATTAAGACCCTAGATACTCCTCTTCAGAAGCAAGCAAAGAAATTAACTCTAAGGATAACTATCTTCGCCGCGGTTTTCTTTTGTTTGATCGTGGCCGGATTAGGCGTCCGAACTGGTAATTGGTTGGAAGCGTTTCTGGCAGGCTTAACTTTTTCGATGGCCATCCTACCCGAAGAAATCCCTATTATTCTGACCATTTATTTGTCTTTAGGTGCTTGGAGAATCTCAAAAGTAAAAGTCTTAACTCGAACCTTGGGAGCTATCGAGACATTGGGCGCGGCAACGGTTATTTGCGTTGATAAGACCGGAACACTTACGGAAAATAAAATGGAAGTCCGAAAATTATTTGTCCCGAACTCTTGGGGCGGGGCCTATTTGGATTGCAATTCAAATATGACGATGGTCCCGGAAGACTTTCATTCCATATTAGAATTTTCTTTATTAGCTTCCAAGCAAGATCCTTTTGATCCCATGGAAAAAGGGATCCGAAATTTAGGAATTTCGACATTAACCGGAACGGAACATTTGCATACGAACTGGGATCTTGAAAAGGAATACCCTCTTTCCGATAAGCTTGCTGCGCTCAGTTACGCTTGGAAACGAGCCAACGACCGGGATCTTGTGATCGGAACGAAAGGAGCTCCCGAGGCGATTTTCGATCTTTGCCATTTAGACGTTAAGGCGGTCGCAGACTATTCCGAAATAGTAGAACGACTGTCTCGGGAAGGTCTAAGAATTTTAGGCGTAGCCAAAGCGAATATCTCGCCCGAAAAATTACCGCCACAGCAACATGATTTTATATTCGAATTCTTAGGATTAGTGTGTTTGGAAGACCCGATTAGACGAGAAGTTCCCGAGGCGATTTCAAAATGTATCGGCGCGGGAATAAAAGTGGTAATGATCACCGGTGACCATCTTGGAACTGCGAAAAGTATTGCAAAGAAAGCCGGAATTCCTTTCGTAGACTCCGCTTTGACGGGAGCCGACCTGAACGCCCTAAATGATGAGGCTCTTAGCAAAAGAATCGAAGATGTGGGAGTCTTTTCAAGAATCACTCCCGATCAAAAGTTGCGCATCGTCCAGGCATTTCAATCCAACGGGGAAATTGTTGCCATGACCGGAGACGGTGTCAACGATGCTACGGCATTAAAAGCGGCCCATATCGGAATTTCAATGGGCAAACGAGGAACAGCCGTTGCTAGAGAAGCCTCCGATATCGTTTTGTTAGACGACAGTTTTTCCTCACTTGTAGATGCGATCAGTCTGGGTCGCAGAATCTACGATAATATCCGAAAAGGGATTATATACGTACTATCGGTCCATGTACCTATAGTCGGGATGTCGTTACTACCTGCAATATTCGATATTCCACTCTTTCTTTTTCCTGCACATGTACTTTTTCTCGAACTTATAATCGATCCTGCATGTTCCCTGATCTTTGAAGGAGAAGAAGGGGAAAAGAACAGGATGAATCGACCCCCAAGACCTTCCAAAGACAGCATTATCGATTTGAAGACGGCGACGGCTAGCATAATCAGAGGACTCGTTTCCTTGAGCGCGGTTTTATTCGTTTATTTTTATGCAAGATACAAAGGGCTCAATCAGGAAGAAAGTAGAACGTTAGGATTCATATGCATCGTGTCTGGGAATGTGTTTTTGATACTCACTAATCTCTCCTGGACCGAACCTTTCTATCGAAGAGCAAAATCAATTTCGCCCGTTTTCTATTACTTATTATTGTTCACTTTAATTTTCATGATATCCACTATAAAGGTCGAGTTTCTAACAAGATTATTCGGATTCGCTCAAGTGAAATTTCAAGATGCACTACTAGTAACCATAACAGGTATTTTGAGCGTCCTATGGTGGGAAATCTTAAAGGGTAAACCCGACTCTTTAAAAATCGCGAAGTCGACTATCCTACCGTCGAAAAATGTATTCTAA
- a CDS encoding metal-sensing transcriptional repressor, which yields MKEIDVRTQLVHRIHRIKGQLEAIEKGLFDEETDCEKTLMQLKAASQALKKFGEAYMHAYMEKCFVERKGATNIKENVRKAIKTAFSL from the coding sequence ATGAAGGAAATCGACGTCCGCACGCAGTTAGTTCATAGAATTCACAGGATCAAAGGTCAACTCGAAGCCATTGAAAAGGGTCTTTTTGACGAAGAGACGGATTGCGAGAAGACTCTTATGCAATTGAAAGCCGCTAGTCAGGCTTTAAAGAAGTTCGGCGAAGCTTATATGCACGCTTATATGGAGAAGTGCTTTGTAGAAAGGAAGGGGGCCACGAATATTAAAGAGAATGTCAGAAAGGCGATCAAAACCGCATTTTCTTTATAA